One window from the genome of Lentibacillus daqui encodes:
- a CDS encoding aminopeptidase, with the protein MVSKQTQEKYAELALKTGVNLQKDQALMINAPIEGADFTRIVVRKAYELDAKDVHVSWGDDALTKLYYENAPDEVIADYPEWKVKLHDTYAEDGAAVLEIRSTNPDLLKDIDPSRVAKASKAGAQALRNFQQYIMNDRITWSIISIPTGDWAQKIFPNKSKEDAIESLWDTIVKIVRVDNDNPIAAWEEHNAALITARKKLNKKNYQKLIYKAPGTDLEIALPKGHIWKGGSAISEKGITFNPNMPTEEVFTLPHKYGVNGTVSSTKPLNYGGSLIDNFTLTFKDGKVVDFKAEQGEDTLKHLLDTDEGSRRLGEVALVPHESPVSQSGLIFYNTLFDENASCHIALGKAYPTNLEGGADMSEEELDQHGVNDSLNHVDFMIGSEKLDIDGVKEDGTTDAVFRHGTWAFDMK; encoded by the coding sequence ATGGTGAGTAAACAAACGCAGGAAAAGTACGCTGAATTAGCCTTGAAGACGGGAGTGAATTTGCAAAAGGATCAGGCATTAATGATCAATGCACCGATTGAAGGGGCTGATTTTACTAGAATTGTTGTCCGCAAAGCATATGAATTAGACGCAAAAGATGTTCATGTTAGTTGGGGTGATGATGCGCTGACGAAACTTTATTATGAAAATGCACCAGATGAAGTGATTGCTGATTATCCGGAATGGAAGGTTAAGCTGCATGATACATATGCAGAAGATGGAGCAGCTGTCTTGGAGATTCGCTCGACGAACCCGGATTTATTAAAAGATATTGACCCGTCACGTGTTGCCAAGGCAAGCAAAGCGGGTGCGCAGGCATTGCGGAATTTCCAGCAGTATATCATGAATGATCGGATAACCTGGTCGATCATTTCGATTCCAACCGGTGACTGGGCACAGAAGATTTTCCCGAATAAAAGTAAGGAAGATGCCATCGAAAGTCTGTGGGATACGATTGTTAAGATTGTCCGCGTTGACAACGATAATCCAATCGCTGCCTGGGAGGAACATAATGCAGCATTGATAACTGCTCGTAAAAAATTAAACAAGAAAAATTATCAAAAGTTGATTTATAAAGCGCCAGGAACCGATTTGGAAATAGCGTTGCCAAAGGGACATATTTGGAAGGGTGGATCTGCTATATCAGAAAAGGGAATTACCTTCAATCCAAATATGCCAACGGAAGAAGTTTTTACGCTTCCACATAAATATGGCGTGAATGGTACGGTATCAAGTACAAAACCGCTAAATTATGGTGGTAGCTTAATCGATAACTTCACTTTGACATTTAAAGATGGGAAAGTGGTTGATTTTAAAGCGGAACAGGGAGAAGATACATTGAAACACTTGCTTGACACGGATGAAGGTTCCCGCCGGTTGGGTGAAGTGGCACTTGTACCGCATGAATCACCTGTATCACAGTCCGGTTTGATTTTTTATAATACGTTGTTTGATGAAAATGCTTCTTGCCACATTGCACTTGGAAAGGCTTATCCGACAAATCTGGAAGGCGGCGCGGATATGTCGGAAGAAGAGCTTGATCAGCATGGAGTGAATGACAGCCTAAACCATGTTGACTTTATGATTGGTTCCGAGAAACTGGATATTGACGGCGTGAAGGAAGACGGTACAACGGATGCTGTTTTCCGTCATGGTACATGGGCGTTTGATATGAAATAA
- a CDS encoding winged helix-turn-helix transcriptional regulator, with product MEELCPRFEKAMQLMNKRWVGLILFELLKGTKRFSEMESDLPISGRLLSDRLKMLEKEGIVKRNIYSEFPVRIEYCLSEKGKALEPVIKAIQCWAEEWITMDEVAEKNS from the coding sequence ATGGAAGAATTGTGTCCGCGTTTTGAAAAGGCCATGCAACTAATGAATAAACGCTGGGTAGGACTGATATTATTCGAACTATTAAAGGGAACGAAGCGTTTTTCGGAAATGGAATCGGACTTGCCCATCAGTGGAAGATTACTCTCTGACAGACTAAAAATGTTAGAAAAAGAAGGAATTGTAAAGCGGAATATTTATTCGGAGTTTCCGGTTCGCATTGAATATTGCTTATCTGAAAAAGGCAAAGCATTGGAACCAGTTATCAAGGCAATTCAATGCTGGGCAGAGGAATGGATTACGATGGATGAAGTAGCGGAAAAAAATAGTTAA